Proteins encoded in a region of the Clostridiisalibacter paucivorans DSM 22131 genome:
- a CDS encoding type IV pilus twitching motility protein PilT: MNIVELLKETVENKASDLHITVGYPPVLRVNGKLKKLNYPSLTSKENEKLVTEFLNEEQFEILNNNGEIDTSVSLQGLGRFRVNVYKQRGTYGIAIRSVSLKVPTIKELGLPPTISDLCQKKRGLILVTGPTGSGKSTTLASMINAINNQRECHILTLEDPIEYLHRHNKSIVNQREIGNDSKSFATALRASLRQDPDVILVGEMRDMETISIALTAAETGHLVLSTLHTIGAAKTIDRILDVFPPHYQHQIKIQLSSVLEGVISQQLLPRDDGAGRTVALEIMIANTAIKNLIRERKTHQIQTVIQTGNKFGMLTMDNSLINLYKQGVINKDILISYAIDKDMVKRFIGI, encoded by the coding sequence ATGAATATAGTTGAATTATTAAAGGAAACAGTTGAAAATAAGGCTTCAGACTTACATATAACAGTAGGATATCCCCCAGTATTGAGAGTAAATGGGAAACTTAAAAAATTGAATTACCCTTCGCTAACTTCAAAAGAAAATGAAAAGTTAGTAACGGAATTTTTAAATGAAGAACAGTTCGAAATATTAAATAATAATGGAGAAATAGATACTTCTGTGTCTTTACAGGGTTTAGGAAGATTTAGAGTAAATGTATATAAACAAAGAGGTACATATGGTATTGCTATAAGATCAGTATCATTAAAGGTTCCAACTATAAAGGAGTTGGGATTGCCCCCTACAATCAGTGATTTATGTCAAAAGAAACGAGGACTTATATTGGTAACAGGTCCCACAGGTAGTGGAAAATCTACTACATTGGCATCTATGATAAATGCTATTAATAATCAAAGGGAATGTCATATACTTACCCTGGAAGATCCTATAGAATACCTACATAGACATAATAAAAGCATAGTTAATCAAAGAGAAATAGGAAATGATTCAAAATCTTTTGCTACTGCACTTAGGGCTTCATTGCGACAAGATCCAGACGTAATTTTGGTAGGAGAAATGAGAGACATGGAGACTATATCCATAGCTTTAACTGCAGCTGAAACAGGGCATTTAGTATTGTCTACACTACATACTATAGGAGCTGCTAAAACTATAGATAGAATATTAGATGTATTTCCTCCTCATTATCAACATCAGATTAAAATACAGCTTTCATCGGTATTAGAAGGAGTAATATCACAACAATTATTGCCTAGAGATGATGGAGCCGGAAGAACTGTAGCATTGGAGATAATGATTGCTAATACTGCTATAAAAAACCTGATAAGAGAGAGGAAAACTCATCAAATACAGACAGTTATTCAAACAGGAAATAAGTTTGGTATGTTAACTATGGATAATTCCTTGATAAATC
- a CDS encoding GspE/PulE family protein yields the protein MEDKKREKVKFKDLLLSISELNDRQIKEVFQLQKSSGKKLEEILIKKGYITEEALIEVLELQLGISCLDLDKFYIDPETTMLITENMAKKYTLIPIKKENNKIKVAMADPLNIFAIDDVEIYTGLKVEPVISTRKQISYYIDQYYDKQNAEKAIEDFEKQYDIDEKKIEEELTTDVDNAPVVRLVNAIIRQAVKSRASDIHIEPLEKEVRVRFRIDGELQEIMRPAKSTHSAIVTRIKIMGKMDIAEKRIPQDGRVEAEVDNKYIDLRISILPTVFGEKIVLRLLDRTSALIFKKDLGFTKDNLKKFNNIIKTPNGMIIVTGPTGSGKTTTLYTILTELNTINKNIITVEDPVEYRLNGINQVQVNTKTGLTFANGLRSILRQDPDVIMIGEIRDIETAQIAVRASITGHLVITTMHTNDAPTTITRLLNMGVAPYMVSSSLVAVLAQRLVKKICKNCKEKYYASKYEMKLLDIDDSAVLYKGKGCPQCYYTGYKGRIAIHEIMPITNNIKDIIDIGKSVTDLRKEAIAQGMVSLYENCRELVLNGTTTIDEMNRVTYNME from the coding sequence ATGGAAGATAAGAAAAGAGAAAAAGTGAAGTTTAAAGATTTACTATTATCAATAAGTGAATTAAATGATAGACAAATAAAAGAGGTATTTCAATTACAGAAGAGTTCGGGTAAAAAGCTTGAAGAAATATTGATAAAAAAGGGTTATATAACTGAAGAGGCATTAATTGAGGTATTGGAGCTTCAATTGGGGATTTCATGTCTGGATTTAGATAAATTTTATATAGATCCAGAAACTACTATGCTTATAACAGAAAATATGGCCAAAAAATATACACTTATACCTATAAAAAAAGAAAACAATAAAATAAAGGTAGCTATGGCAGATCCATTAAATATATTTGCTATAGATGATGTAGAGATATATACAGGTCTTAAAGTAGAACCAGTAATATCTACTAGAAAGCAGATATCATATTATATAGACCAGTATTATGATAAACAAAATGCAGAGAAGGCAATAGAAGACTTTGAAAAGCAGTATGATATAGATGAAAAGAAAATAGAAGAGGAGTTAACTACGGATGTAGACAATGCCCCTGTAGTTAGACTGGTAAACGCTATAATACGACAAGCTGTAAAATCTAGAGCTAGTGATATACATATAGAACCATTAGAAAAAGAAGTTAGGGTGAGGTTTAGAATAGATGGAGAACTTCAAGAAATTATGAGACCTGCTAAATCTACCCATTCGGCTATAGTCACTAGAATAAAAATAATGGGCAAAATGGATATAGCAGAAAAAAGAATACCACAAGATGGTAGAGTAGAGGCAGAGGTGGATAATAAGTATATAGATTTGAGGATATCTATATTACCTACTGTTTTTGGAGAGAAAATTGTATTGAGATTATTGGACAGAACCAGTGCGTTAATATTTAAAAAAGACTTAGGATTTACTAAAGACAATTTGAAAAAATTTAATAATATAATTAAAACTCCAAATGGTATGATTATAGTAACAGGCCCCACTGGTAGTGGAAAAACCACAACACTTTATACTATATTGACAGAATTGAATACTATAAATAAAAATATAATAACTGTAGAAGATCCAGTTGAATATAGATTAAATGGTATAAATCAAGTTCAGGTGAATACAAAAACAGGATTGACATTTGCTAATGGATTAAGGTCTATACTTAGACAAGACCCTGATGTAATAATGATAGGAGAGATAAGAGATATTGAAACGGCTCAAATAGCTGTAAGGGCTTCAATAACAGGTCATCTTGTCATAACTACTATGCATACCAATGATGCTCCTACCACTATTACTAGACTTTTAAATATGGGAGTGGCGCCTTATATGGTATCTTCATCTCTAGTTGCAGTATTAGCCCAGAGATTGGTAAAAAAAATTTGTAAAAATTGCAAAGAAAAATACTATGCTAGTAAATATGAAATGAAATTATTAGACATCGATGATAGCGCAGTACTTTATAAAGGGAAAGGATGTCCTCAATGTTATTATACTGGATATAAGGGAAGAATAGCTATACATGAAATTATGCCAATAACAAATAACATAAAGGATATTATAGATATAGGAAAGAGTGTAACAGATTTGAGAAAAGAGGCTATAGCTCAAGGAATGGTTTCATTATATGAAAATTGCAGAGAATTGGTATTAAATGGTACAACTACTATAGATGAAATGAATAGAGTAACTTATAATATGGAGTAG